The sequence below is a genomic window from Nitrospira sp..
CACCAATCCCGCTACCGCCACCAACATTCTTCGCATAGAGAACCTCCTCTATAAAAATTGTGCACAGCGTCTCGTGCTCAAGGCCGATGTGCCTCGCTCGTTCACTATACCAGCCCGGGCGGGGAGAGAGCCAATGCCATAGCGCGGATTCACCCTAGACGATCGAACTCACACTTATCTCACTCGTGTGACCCGATTGGTGTCGGTGTGGTGAAACAGATCGGATCGGCCCTTCATCTTCAACTGTGTGTCTTCGTGGTAACTGAAACTGTCCGGGCCATGCACGGTGATCGTGACTTCAAAACGGACGGTCTTGAACTCCCGATCCAGAAACTTGTTGGAGCAAATGCCGTACGTATCCGATCCGGCCTCCGCCGCAATCTGAAACGACGTGGCATCCGGCTCGACGGTCCCACCCGCCAGCACCGTGACTCCCCGCGGCACGATGAAACAGCGCAGCACTTGTTTGGCCGCCGCATCCCAGAGCCAGTAGCCACTCTCCTCATGAAACGCCGTCCCATCGCTCAGTCGAAAGACCACGAGCGAATAGCGCAAGCCATATAACTGTTGTTCATGATTGTTCACAGGCCCAATCGGCTCGAAGGTTAATCGTTCACGATAGGGATTGTGTTCCGTCCCTCGGTTGTCGTCAGGCGCCACATCCGCACCTTTGTCCCCTTCCCACACACCCGCCAAC
It includes:
- a CDS encoding FABP family protein; the protein is MGEDLLQYLGPLAALAGVWEGDKGADVAPDDNRGTEHNPYRERLTFEPIGPVNNHEQQLYGLRYSLVVFRLSDGTAFHEESGYWLWDAAAKQVLRCFIVPRGVTVLAGGTVEPDATSFQIAAEAGSDTYGICSNKFLDREFKTVRFEVTITVHGPDSFSYHEDTQLKMKGRSDLFHHTDTNRVTRVR